The following are from one region of the Paracoccus sp. S3-43 genome:
- a CDS encoding VWA domain-containing protein, producing the protein MSLAWPWLLALLPLPLVLRRLLPPLAVPRPALAVPAHLLHAARPAGARMRAPWLAALAWIALVLALAGPRVEVASDVIPASGRDIVLVIDLSGSMLKTDFFLDGQPVTRLDAVKRTAAAFVAARRGDRIGLVIFGERAYFAAPLTFDVDAVARAIDEAQIGISGRGTAISDGLGLAAKRLARSDAPTRVIVLLSDGVDTSGTVPAVEAARLAHDHGIRVHSIALGPEDLENQPQSRDAVDVATLRAVAEVAQGESFRVRDAADLQAMAQSLDRLEPNPSARPPMRLWQPLWIWPAAVAAFCLALIAGGRRGWTG; encoded by the coding sequence GTGAGCCTCGCCTGGCCCTGGCTGCTGGCGCTGCTGCCCCTGCCGCTGGTGCTGCGGCGCCTGCTGCCGCCCTTGGCCGTGCCCCGACCCGCCCTGGCGGTGCCCGCCCATCTTCTGCACGCGGCCCGTCCGGCGGGCGCGCGGATGCGGGCGCCCTGGCTGGCGGCGCTGGCCTGGATCGCCCTGGTCCTGGCCCTGGCGGGCCCTCGGGTCGAGGTCGCCAGCGACGTGATCCCTGCCTCGGGCCGCGACATCGTTCTGGTGATCGACCTGTCGGGCAGCATGTTGAAGACCGATTTCTTCCTGGACGGCCAGCCGGTCACGCGGCTGGATGCGGTCAAGCGCACCGCCGCCGCCTTCGTGGCGGCGCGGCGGGGCGACCGGATCGGGCTGGTGATCTTCGGTGAGCGCGCCTATTTCGCCGCCCCCCTGACCTTCGACGTGGACGCCGTCGCCCGCGCCATAGACGAGGCGCAGATCGGCATTTCCGGGCGCGGCACCGCGATCTCGGACGGGTTGGGGCTGGCCGCGAAACGGCTGGCCCGCAGCGACGCGCCGACGCGGGTGATCGTGCTGCTGTCGGACGGGGTGGACACGTCCGGCACCGTGCCTGCGGTCGAGGCCGCGCGGCTGGCCCATGACCACGGCATCCGCGTCCATTCCATCGCCCTCGGCCCCGAGGATCTGGAAAACCAGCCGCAATCGCGCGACGCGGTGGACGTGGCGACGCTGCGGGCGGTGGCCGAGGTGGCGCAGGGCGAAAGCTTCCGCGTCCGCGACGCCGCCGATTTGCAGGCCATGGCGCAAAGCCTGGACCGGCTTGAGCCCAACCCTTCGGCCCGGCCGCCGATGCGGCTGTGGCAGCCGCTATGGATCTGGCCCGCCGCCGTCGCCGCGTTCTGCCTGGCGCTGATCGCAGGGGGGCGGCGCGGATGGACGGGCTGA
- a CDS encoding DUF58 domain-containing protein, producing MVALPAGSPRAVPEAPGIRLTAAELLALRDAATGRGKHRPLTRRAGAVPARMPGAGMDLREIRAYVAGDDPRRLDPAATARTGHPHIRSLHEDRDDTILLLADFRAPMLWGTGAALRSVRAARHLAQAGWTVALRGGSVAALTAAARLAELRGAGGDGQMAAVCHALARQHDQALAAPGHAPLSEALARAMRLSPSGGRVLVATCLDGLAGAEPALAELARRRSVTLALMLDDAEIRPPSGPLAVSDGQHSRIARLAAPDLSAEVTRLRVLGAAVAEIAP from the coding sequence GTGGTAGCCTTGCCCGCCGGTTCGCCCCGCGCCGTGCCCGAGGCGCCCGGCATCCGGCTGACCGCAGCCGAACTGCTGGCCTTGCGCGACGCGGCGACGGGCCGGGGCAAGCACCGGCCGCTGACCCGCCGGGCCGGGGCGGTTCCCGCGCGGATGCCCGGCGCGGGCATGGATCTGCGCGAAATCCGCGCCTATGTCGCGGGCGACGATCCCCGCCGGCTGGATCCGGCGGCGACCGCGCGCACCGGCCATCCGCATATCCGCAGCCTGCACGAGGATCGCGACGACACCATCCTGCTGCTGGCCGATTTCCGCGCGCCGATGCTGTGGGGCACGGGCGCGGCGCTGCGCTCGGTCCGCGCCGCCCGGCATCTGGCGCAAGCGGGTTGGACCGTCGCGCTGCGCGGGGGGTCCGTGGCGGCGCTGACGGCGGCGGCGCGGCTGGCGGAACTGCGCGGAGCGGGCGGCGACGGGCAGATGGCCGCTGTCTGCCACGCCCTTGCGCGCCAGCACGACCAGGCCCTGGCCGCCCCCGGCCATGCGCCCCTGTCCGAGGCGCTGGCCCGCGCCATGCGCCTGTCGCCCTCGGGCGGGCGGGTGCTGGTCGCCACCTGCCTGGACGGGCTGGCGGGCGCGGAACCGGCCCTGGCGGAACTGGCCCGGCGCCGGTCGGTCACGCTGGCGCTGATGCTGGACGATGCGGAAATCCGGCCTCCGTCGGGTCCGCTGGCGGTCAGCGACGGCCAGCACAGCCGCATCGCCCGCCTTGCGGCCCCCGATCTGTCAGCCGAGGTGACGCGCCTGCGCGTCCTGGGCGCCGCCGTGGCCGAGATCGCGCCATGA